One stretch of Dissulfurimicrobium hydrothermale DNA includes these proteins:
- a CDS encoding type IV pilus twitching motility protein PilT, with the protein MRRIELDIVLNELLAAHPRISDLNFTVGKPCQVAADGQLHAANFPLAGGKLTPFHTETIALSLLGNNRRLITDLLRHGSCDLSYHIKEGPRFRVNIFSQKGFLSIVMRLLANKVPTIDELGLPQCFKLMAREKNGIILFTGATGAGKTTSLATILNEINENFPLHVITLEDPIEYLHQQKRATFNQRELGTDFDTYANGLRAALRQAPHVILVGEMRDRETAEIAFNAAETGHLVFSTLHTISAGHTINRILGMFDTEEERQIRSRLADSLKWVVGQRLLPKINGGRVAIFEIMQNNVRVKDSIINGESEGKTFYEIIEAGKSYHMQTFDQHIIKLFSEGIIDEDTAITYATSKSAVRIGIDHIKNTKGEKTSDIEELKIDMDWDIQRKR; encoded by the coding sequence ATGAGACGGATAGAGCTGGACATCGTTCTAAACGAACTCCTTGCGGCCCATCCACGGATATCAGACCTCAATTTTACCGTAGGAAAGCCATGTCAGGTAGCGGCGGATGGGCAGCTTCACGCAGCTAACTTCCCCTTGGCCGGCGGAAAATTAACGCCTTTCCACACCGAAACGATAGCGCTTTCCCTTCTTGGCAACAACAGGCGCCTCATCACGGATCTGCTTAGGCATGGTTCATGCGATCTGTCTTATCATATCAAAGAAGGTCCGCGCTTCCGAGTCAACATATTTTCTCAAAAGGGTTTCTTGAGTATAGTGATGCGTCTCCTGGCCAACAAGGTCCCGACCATAGACGAATTAGGTCTGCCGCAATGCTTCAAACTGATGGCAAGGGAAAAAAACGGGATCATCCTCTTTACAGGTGCCACTGGCGCAGGAAAGACTACGTCTTTAGCCACAATATTGAATGAGATAAATGAAAACTTCCCTCTGCATGTAATCACGCTTGAAGACCCGATCGAATATCTGCATCAACAGAAAAGGGCCACATTTAATCAAAGGGAGCTTGGGACAGACTTTGATACGTATGCAAACGGCCTGAGAGCGGCGCTACGTCAGGCGCCCCATGTCATACTTGTAGGAGAGATGCGCGACAGAGAGACCGCTGAGATAGCGTTCAACGCCGCTGAAACAGGACACTTGGTCTTTTCGACCCTCCATACAATAAGCGCAGGCCATACAATAAACAGGATACTCGGCATGTTCGACACAGAAGAAGAACGCCAAATACGCTCTCGCCTTGCTGATTCCTTAAAATGGGTTGTAGGCCAGAGACTTCTTCCGAAAATCAATGGCGGGCGCGTTGCCATATTCGAAATCATGCAAAACAATGTAAGGGTCAAAGACTCTATCATAAACGGTGAATCAGAAGGAAAGACTTTTTATGAAATCATCGAGGCTGGGAAAAGCTATCATATGCAAACATTCGACCAACATATCATCAAACTTTTCTCAGAAGGTATAATAGATGAAGATACTGCAATAACATATGCAACCAGCAAATCAGCTGTAAGGATAGGAATAGACCATATAAAAAACACCAAAGGTGAAAAAACATCAGATATCGAAGAATTAAAGATCGATATGGATTGGGATATACAAAGAAAAAGATAA